TCTCTCTTCCCAAACACTTCACTTGACCTTCACTACCTACACTACCTGGAGGTTGATTCCACTGCCTGAGATATGTCTCATTTAACCTTGTTCTAAAAAATCCCCTTAGCATTTCGCCTTCTGACGAATTCAAGCTTAACAAGTTTGAATTCTCTAAGCTCCTTTGTAATGTATTCAGGCTGCATTACGTGATTAGACAAAGAGACCTTAAACACAAAGAATTTCACGTATTTCCTGTTGTAAATGCTGGTGTTTCAATTAATCCCTCACTTCACTGCTCTCAGTAACATATCTTGACTATTTTACATGAAGTTTACGTTTCTAACAAAAAAAGTGACGTACTTACAGGTGATTTTTATTGCTATTGAACACATTTAGGTAGTACAACACCTACCTCAACACTGTTTGCATGTGGATGTCCTTACAAACACTTTTCGAACAGCTGAGCTAGTGAAAGCAGGCTAGCACAATAAACTACAAAAGACTAAGAACAAGGAATTGGGAATCTCatcccttttctcttcccatttatTCCCTTTAGCTATGGAAGAGTATCCAAGAGAAGTTAGTAATAGTGATATAGCTTTCAAAATAGTAAGAACAATCTAAAATtaggcaaaggaaaagaaggcatCTAGAAAGGTAAACGGAGAACATATTACATAGATACTTCTTTCAGGTAATGCCAAGCAAACACCACTGTGAACAATAGCAAATAATGACTATAAGAACTGAAACACaagtttttcttcagctgcagatTGGTATGAAAAGAAATCCCTATCAGCTTTAAGTTATAGCTTTCAGGACCAGTAAAgggtggaaaggaaggaaggaacattTGGAATAGTTCAAACAGAAGCCTGGCATTTATAACTAAATGACTGCTGTCATCTTCTTTACACAGGACTTTGTTTGCAATAAGGAGCAAGAATACACATTTCCCTGGTAAAGCTCATATTACATCTGTGCCTTCTGCCtgataacaaaaatatacttttttcagtttttatacaGTCCAACCTGATTTTGCTCCTTCCTTAAGATGAGGCTGATTTAAGTCTGGAAAATATGCACTGTCCTTGTCATCAAGGATCTTCACGTCAGAAGAGTTACCAGAAACACCTGATCTGTGGTACTGCGTCACACTTTTTTTTGAGAGATTTTCAATGcagattttaaatgcaattgCTCAGAGTCTTGGAATACAAACTCTTAGCCAGAGAGAACTCACAGAAGTTTTAGAGATACTGCATGTGTTTCCTCACCTTTATTCTCTTTGAcagggaaattaattttatttacatcaaaacatttctgtagtcATTTCTCAGTTCTGAAATGCCTAAGTCCATTTAGCAACTGGTATGCCAGATAAATAGCCAATGCCATGCAAATCAATGAAGTAACCCTTCTTGCCCTACTTCACAATTTCCTCCCACGTAGCActataaatacaattaaaatcagAACCCaacaacatttatttaaatgaggGATGAAGCACCCACCAGCAAGTGAAAAGTATATCTAAGCCATATGAGTAGTAAAGTAGACTGAAATTGTTGAAACTTAGCACAAAAATGAGTTACCCAGTCTCAGCTAGTACTGACTTAGCGAGAGTTTCACCCAGAGCAGACACTGCCATTTTAGTTCATCCTTCTTAGAAGAGCACAAGAGCACTCATTCTGAAACAATtagtgattttaaaagcatttaatgatGACCTTGCACAGAAAAGCCATAGTAAGTTATTTCAATAAAACAGTCCCACGGGTAAATTAAATCTACTCCATTTAAGGCACATTTTATTGTTAAACCTGAAATAGAGAGGTTTAAGATGGCTAAGCCAGCACCCTTCTGTTGTGCTGAGTTCGCATATCTATCTCTTAGGTTCAATaggatttttctgaagttatatCCGAAAAATACAGCCTGTTCCAGTCTGGGAACTGAAGTCCCTTCTGCAGTTTGACATATCTGGAGACAGCCTCGGAAAAGCAATCTTCTTATTCACAACATACACAAAGCCAATGCACAGGAGACAAGTTTTCCTTATGGTCTCTATCTTCAGGCTCTGACATTCAGATACGACATGATTATCGGGGTGTAGGTCTCCACAGGAGACTTCACTTGCTTGGGGATGCAACAAGGTCTCCTCTTGGAAAAACACATGTGGGGAGAATGCGGTGGGGAGGGTGGCAGGAGATCCTCCCTAGGGATCCTCTTAGCAGTACAacatcagcagctgctgcagggccacgGCATCCTGCTGCTGTCATGTGTCAGGATATGCGACAGGCGGGCCACGAGCTCCTCGGGTCGTTGGCTGGGAGGCACGCTcttgctgctggcagcgctTTGGCCCGGGGCCTCGTCTTCACTGGATGCTGCGGCTCAGGTACTGCAGGAACATGCTGGCCAGCTGGGGCAGGTTTTCATCGCTGGGCTGCATCTTGGTGTAGCTGATGAACTGCCTGCGCAGCCGGCTCAGCTCGGCCATGCCGACGGGCCGGGTGAGCACCAGCCCTTCCACCACCCCGGGGACGCGCACCGCCTCCCCGGGCAGCACCCCGCTCCTCTGGGCGGCCACCACGGCGGCCACCACGTCCTGCGTGGCTCGGTCGAGGCGGTGCAGGAACTCGCACGactgcaggggctggctgcgggTGGCCCGGTGCGGCGGCGGCAGGGTGCTGTCGAAGAGGGCGGCTCGGATCTCGGCCAGGGGCAGCGGCTCCTCGCCCCGCACGGTGAAGAGAGGCCGGTCCCAGCGGTTGCGGGGGTCCGGAGCCTCGAAGGGCGGCTCGGGGGGGCCGGCGGCGcagtgcaggaggcagagcGCCGTGCCCGCCTGCCGCGCCGCGCAGTAGAGCTCGTAGCGGCCGCTCCGCAGCTCGTTGCCCGCGTCCACGATCACCACGTCCCGCCGGCTCAGCCGCCGCTCCACCTCGGCCCGCagcgccgcccggccgccctcCGCCTCGGTCACGACGTACGCCCGCCGCTCCGGGCCGTCCAGCGCCTCCCGCAgctccgccgcccgccggcTCTTGCCGCTGCCCGGCGGCCCGCACAGCACCACCAGCGGCATCCTCCCCTCAgcgcccgccgcgccgccaTCCTGACCCGGACGGGGCCGCGACTGCTTCCGCTGGGCTCCGGCCCGTCGCCATGGCGGCACGGCCTGCGAGCGGCCACGGGGCGCCGCCACGGAGGGCACCCTGCGGGTCCCCTCACAGGGGGGAGGCGTGGGGAGCCAGCAGGCTGCCCCTGGCACAGTGACACTGAAATCACCACGCAGCCCCCGGCTCAGTGACACCGAAATCACCACACAGCCCCTGGCACGGTGACATCGAAGTCACAGCCCCTGGCATGGTGACACTGAAATCACCACGCAGCCCCTGGCACAGTGACACCGAAATCACCACACAGCCCCTGTCACTGTGACACCCGAAATCACCACACAGCCCCTGGTGCGGTGCTGCCAGTTTGCgaactgttttgtttaaaagtacAATTGCGCTGGAGTTAGCTTCGAGAATGagatgctttcaaaaatacacagaatcatagaatggttataggtggaagggaccttaaggatcacccagttccaagcccttgccatgggaagggacaccacccactaggtcaggttgccTAGGGCCTTGTCCAagctggccttgaacatctccaaggatggggcatccataacctctctgggcagccctctgagtgaagatttTCTCCCTAACATCTAATccaaatctcccctcttttagtttaaaaccattctcccttgtcctgtcattatgCGACTGAGGAAAAAGccgctctccatctttttataagccccctttaggtattgaaaagctgcaataaggtcacccctgagcctcctcttctttaGATTAAACAGCTCCAGCTcactcagcctttcttcatatgAGAACTGCACGAAATTTCTCCATCTCCACAATGACCTGTAGTGTATGTAGACACTGTTTCCAGGACCTTCAAGACATCCAGGGAGTGCTATTTACAGAACCAGATTTAAAGTCTTGAAACTTCCTGTACTATTGCCCCCAATACATCTTGCTACATAACAGATAatttcatgtaattttaatCACCAGCCCTAAGGTCAGACCTGCATCAAGTGAGAGGGTCTGTGTTtctaggaaggaaaaacaagtgtGCATCGCATCCATTGCTGCCCAGGGGGGATTGTGAGCACAAATGCTCATCCTGCCTAAGCACTCCCTCCTTTATCTGTGCCATttaaaaacttcctctgctttgTTGCAAGGTAACACTACAATTGTTCCTGCAAATACTGAAATCgtctattttttttgtacatgtATATCAAATGAATGCTAAAATATCCAGTTATAAACGTTTGCTAGACTTCTGAACTGTACCATCTGTGTTAATATCACTAGACCTTGCACAGTGAGTGGAAATCAACAGGTAGATCAGTTTGAGGGCAAAATTCAATTAAACTACAAACCTGGAAAGCATAAGGAATTTCCACTAATGTCAACATTGTAAGATCTAGgttataaatttaaaaatgtaagtagaATTTATAAGCATACAAATTTCTTCCTCACCTTTTAACAAGAAGAGattctgagaaaaatatgtcaaaatgtcatttaaaaaatcttttcatagAGACAGTGTTGTTATAGAATTTAACCTAGAGAAGGTTCTACTTAAACAGCTTATCGGTTCACTATagtttaaaacttctttttgcaGACAGTAACAAAACAAGTTGTCTTATGTCGAGGTCTCAAATCTACATAGGTACATCCACTTTGATGGAAACTATCAGCACTGCTGAGTTCAAGGGGACTGAGTACCACTAACGCATGTGTTTGTGGGTTTGAGATCCATATCTTTACTGTGACAAAtgctcaaaaaatattttcttttcaaagacatGATAGAACTTCAATAATTTAATTCCACATCTGAATAGTCTCCTAAACCATCTTTATATTTGTTAATAATTAGTATTTTCTGTGGTTAAATTTAGGATTGATACAGAATCTTGACAAACTTTTAAAGccacttttctgtatttaaaactaGGTAACATACCTGGCCGCTGCCTCTTTCTTCCCATCTTCTAGCGTTCTCCAATGAATATGATCTCCAAAACCTGCCAGAGAGAAAGGTTTATAAATGCTGCATAGTTTAACATATCATCAGAGGAAAACAGTCCAACCCTTTGAACATTTTCAACTCAttatataatctttttttaCAGGAAATTATAATCTCAGTCCTGGGAAGACTTCTGTGAATACTTACAACCTACATGGTCTTACAAGGAATcccactgaaattaattaacaaaaacaaaccacagagtCATGAATATTTACACATATGCAAAGGACACCAAAATTCCCCGAGCAGAGATTAAAATTGAAGTGCCTTCTGATTATTCCCCATTCTTCCTCGAACATTTATTAACTCATTACTGACAAATTAAACATGTCACCATCTGGCTTCCTAAATCCCACTAAATGCGAACTAGCACAAAATAACTAGGCCTTAAAAATACCTAGGCCAATAAATGATTATTAATTCCTCTAAAACTATTACGTTAAATACTACTACTGATGATCATTGTCACCAAAGAGTAAGAAAGAACCCCGTTACGCAGATTGCTGAATGTTACAGTGACTGAACAACGCAGGAAATATTCTACCCTACAAGCAGATAACAAGACTTGTTGTGTCTTGTCTGTTGAGATAAACCAAACAAGCCCATGTCAACAACGGTAAAGCAGGGACTGCCATTTTTTTCACCCTGTAGCCAACACACCACTACCATCATGTGGCTCAAACCCACACGGAGAGCTGAAATGAAGGAGATTTGGGAACTGTTCAGAGGGGAAACCCCTTTGAAGACCTCCCCAGAGGTCTCATCGCTCCAGTAATGCGGGGCTGTGCTCAAAGAGCAAACGTCAGCCATGGCATGCCTCTTCCCATCGCTGAGGCTCACTCAGCAACCCCCAATGCCTGGGACAGACTGTAACCTCACTGAGGGGGCAGATTTTGGGAGCAGGACACGGGGACCAGGAGCCACAGGCTGCCCATTGCTGACACAACGGCAAGTGGACATTGCCTCCAGTAGACAcctgcagcaaggcagctgAAGAAAGCTGAGCGCAGGGCCAGCAGAGCCTCCTTACTTCAGCATTCAGGAAGTTTAAACTGCTGGCACAGTATCTTTATCACCTTAGCTTATCTCCCGATACGAACTGCCATGACCATGTATGATGCAACACATCAAATATTTAGTGGTGCTAACAGTAAGGCGGAGATGCCCCCTCCATGTCCACGCACACGTATCCGTGGCAGTCAGCCGCAGACAAGAGGCTGTGTTCGTACTTGCTGAAGGCAGCGGAGCTGAAAGCTGTTGGGTTAGCAGAAGTCATGTTTACTCAGAATATTGACGCATCAGGTATTGCAAAGGCCAGCGTGTTCAAACACGGGAAATCTATTGTTCTAAGCAAGAAAGCGCCttctttaaaactaaaaatcagTTTGTGATGAgcttcagtctgtttttaaaagcattacgCAAAACATTACAGCgtgtttattttgaatgaaagtCGATTAACCGCAGAATGAAAGTTTACCAATCCCGATACGGAAATAATGGGGGCTTGCACCACAAGGCCCTGCTGTCCGCGATCCAGGCGCGTTACCACAGCCCTGGGAGATTCACCCGTGGGGCAGCCCGCCCAGGGTGAAGCTCGGGTCCCTGGCGAGCCGTGCCTGAGCCAGCCGTTAACCACGGCAATTAATTACACGGGGAAGGAAGGCGAGGAGCGGCCAGGCAGCAGGGAAGCCGGGGAAGTGCCATTCATCGCCTGCCAAGAGCCAGCGGAGGGGCCGCCGCGCACCTCAGCGGCCGGAGCGGGGACGCCGAGGGGCTGCGCTGCCTGAGAGCGGGGCAGCTCCCGGAGGCTTGGGTGGAACTGGAGAAAAAAGCTGCAACGGCAAAGACCGCTCAAAGGCCGCCTTGTACCGAAGGGCAGCACCTCCctcagctgcagggagctgtggaGGCAGTGCCGGTGGGTTGGGGTACCCagcccggtccccccccccccggtccccttCCAGCCTCGCCGCCGAGACCCCCGCGCCCGGCTCCCCGGCAATGCCGGCAGGTGAGAGGAAAGCACGAAGGAAACGTTTGCCTGACCCTTTCCGAGCCCTTCGGAGGCGGCTGCAGAGGCCGCCTGCAGCAGGCACAAGCAGAAGATGGAGACAGCCGCGGGCTGAGCCTtcatggcggcggcggcacccCCACGCGGACCCTGAATCTCCGAGACGCGGTAGGACGAGCTCcggtgatcttttttttttttctttctttctttttctttttttttttttttttttttcaaagccaggAAGTGATGAGAGACGGATGTGGGCGGTGCTGCCGGCCCCTCTCGGCTGGAAAGCGctgggggaggcggcggggtGGGGGCTGCTCCTCGGGCCGACCCAGCCCGGTGCCTTGCGGGCAGGCAG
This Cygnus olor isolate bCygOlo1 chromosome 8, bCygOlo1.pri.v2, whole genome shotgun sequence DNA region includes the following protein-coding sequences:
- the KTI12 gene encoding protein KTI12 homolog; protein product: MPLVVLCGPPGSGKSRRAAELREALDGPERRAYVVTEAEGGRAALRAEVERRLSRRDVVIVDAGNELRSGRYELYCAARQAGTALCLLHCAAGPPEPPFEAPDPRNRWDRPLFTVRGEEPLPLAEIRAALFDSTLPPPHRATRSQPLQSCEFLHRLDRATQDVVAAVVAAQRSGVLPGEAVRVPGVVEGLVLTRPVGMAELSRLRRQFISYTKMQPSDENLPQLASMFLQYLSRSIQ